One genomic segment of Canis lupus baileyi chromosome 9, mCanLup2.hap1, whole genome shotgun sequence includes these proteins:
- the POLE2 gene encoding DNA polymerase epsilon subunit 2 isoform X9, producing MTNHPAPNLFGTARDKAELFLERYTILHQRTHRHELFTPPVIGSHPDETGSKFQVNALIIIQNTAVTLCPWGICSKTPSGCLKPQIVPKPLKTIETLLGSTAKIGDVIVLGMITQLKEGKFFLEDPTGTVQLDLSKAQFHSGLYTESCFVLAEGWFEDRVFHVNAFGFPPTEPSSTTRAYYGNVNFFGGPSNTSVKTSAKLKQLEEENKDAMFVFISDVWLDQGEVLRKLHTMFSGYSPAPPTCFIMCGNFSSAPYGKSQIQALKDSLKTLADIICEYPNIHQSSRFVFIPGPEDPGFGSILPRPPIAESITNEFRQRVPFSVFTTNPCRIQYCTQEIIVFREDLVNKMCRNCVRFPSSNLDIPNHFVKTILSQGHLTPLPLYVSPVYWAYDYALRVYPVPDLLVIADKYDPFTLTNTECLCINPGSFPRSGFSFKVFYPSNKTVEDSKLQGF from the exons aggaCCCACAGACATGAATTATTTACTCCTCCAGTAATAGGTTCTCACCCTGATGAAACCGGAAGCAAATTCCAG gtaAATGCACTTATCATTATTCAGAACACAGCAGTCACTCTCTGTCCATGGggaatatgttccaagacccccagtggatgcctcaaaccacagatagtaccaaAACCT cttaaaacaatagaaaccCTCCTGGGCAGTACAGCCAAAATTGGAGATGTGATTGTTCTTGGAATGATAACCCAGTTAAAAGAG gGAAAATTTTTTCTGGAAGATCCTACAGGCACAGTACAACTGGATCTTAGTAAAGCT CAGTTCCATAGTGGCTTATACACAGAGTCATGCTTTGTTTTAGCAGAAG GTTGGTTTGAAGATCGGGTGTTTCACGTCAATGCCTTCGGATTTCCGCCCACGGAACCCTCAAGCACTACTAG AGCATACTATGGAAATGTGAACTTTTTTGGAGGGCCTTCTAATACATCTGTGAAGACTTCTGCAAAACTAAAACAACTAGAAGAGGAGAATAAAGATGCCATGTTTGTGTTTATATCTGATGTTTGGTTAGACCAAGGAGAAGTGTTGAGAAAACTTCACACCATGTTTTCTG gTTATTCACCAGCACCTCCAACCTGCTTTATTATGTGTGGTAATTTTTCATCTGCACCATATGGAAAAAGTCAGATTCAAGCTTTGAAAG attccTTAAAAACTTTGGCAGACATAATATGTGAATATCCAAATATCCACCAAAG TAGTCGTTTTGTATTTATACCTGGACCAGAGGATCCTGGATTTGGTTCCATCTTACCAAG gCCACCAATTGCTGAAAGCATCACTAATGAATTCAGACAAAGAGTACCATTTTCAGTTTTTACTACTAATCCTTGCAG AATTCAGTATTGCACACAAGAAATTATTGTCTTTCGTGAGGACTTAGTGAATAAAATGTGCAGAAACTGTGTCCGCTTTCCTAGTAGCAATTTGGATATTCCTAATCAT TTTGTAAAGACTATCTTATCCCAAGGACACCTGACTCCTCTACCCCTTTATGTCAGCCCGGTATACTGGGCGTATGACTATGCTTTGAGAGTGTACCCGGTGCCTGATCTCCTTGTCATCGCAGACAAATACGATCCTTTCACTCTGACCAATACAGAATGCCTCTGCATAAACCCT ggcTCTTTTCCAAGAAGTGGATTTTCATTCAAAGTTTTTTATCCATCCAACAAGACAGTAGAAGATAG caaaCTTCAAGGTTTTTGA